In one Mucilaginibacter sp. PAMB04168 genomic region, the following are encoded:
- a CDS encoding tetratricopeptide repeat protein: MLLSRKIIVLVLLGLFTAPLAFGQSEALKVVVNNLAYYRQRGELKYLSNAKKSVDSLIKTRSDSSNLGKNIYKAIVYSSIAYIDSTNRLNQPADFSNKTVELVDRLSHHKRIYKYQTELDFSKRCLANVLIRNGFEQCRHLDFTNAVESFKKAQQYSPKFGQINAYIAYANTRAGRLEEAVKFYNTLLTADSAKTEYVIAASNIYKTMGDTAKALETLQKGRRFLPGDKSLVLEEANIFNNKKDYRSLEPLLKDLLDAYGNDAEVYFIAANCYDRLEKYDRAESLYLRAIELNSAAYDPVLNLGLLYLKLSAAKRNKDEADKNLSRSALWLQKAYEMSPKNVNTLKLLQLIYAKSGNDTQLNNINSKLQQLTN, translated from the coding sequence ATGCTACTAAGCCGTAAAATCATTGTACTGGTTTTATTAGGATTGTTTACCGCACCGTTAGCCTTTGGCCAAAGCGAGGCATTAAAGGTTGTGGTAAACAATCTGGCTTACTATCGCCAGCGCGGCGAGCTCAAATATCTGAGCAACGCCAAAAAATCGGTTGATAGTTTAATTAAAACCCGGTCAGATTCATCTAATCTTGGTAAAAACATATACAAAGCTATTGTTTACTCAAGCATAGCTTATATAGACTCCACTAACCGCTTAAATCAGCCTGCCGATTTCTCGAACAAAACAGTTGAACTGGTTGATAGACTTTCTCACCATAAACGAATCTACAAATACCAAACGGAACTCGATTTTTCGAAGCGATGCCTGGCTAATGTTTTGATCAGAAATGGATTTGAGCAATGCCGGCATTTAGATTTTACAAATGCGGTTGAATCTTTTAAAAAAGCACAGCAGTATTCACCTAAGTTTGGTCAAATAAACGCTTATATAGCCTATGCCAATACCCGGGCCGGCCGTTTGGAGGAAGCAGTTAAATTTTATAACACCTTGCTAACTGCCGACAGCGCCAAAACAGAATATGTGATTGCGGCGTCAAACATTTATAAAACGATGGGGGATACCGCAAAGGCACTGGAAACGTTGCAAAAGGGTAGGCGCTTTTTACCTGGCGATAAAAGCCTTGTTTTGGAAGAAGCTAATATCTTCAATAATAAAAAGGATTACAGATCACTGGAGCCGCTGTTGAAAGATTTACTGGATGCTTACGGCAATGATGCGGAGGTGTATTTTATTGCAGCTAATTGTTATGACCGTTTGGAAAAATATGATAGGGCAGAGTCATTGTACCTGCGTGCTATTGAACTGAATAGTGCTGCTTATGACCCCGTACTTAATTTAGGGCTTTTGTATTTAAAGCTTAGTGCTGCCAAGCGAAACAAGGATGAGGCGGATAAAAATCTTTCGCGGTCGGCACTTTGGCTGCAAAAGGCATATGAAATGTCTCCTAAAAACGTTAATACCCTAAAGCTTTTGCAACTCATATATGCAAAAAGCGGAAACGACACTCAATTAAATAACATAAACAGT